In Paenibacillus ihbetae, the following are encoded in one genomic region:
- a CDS encoding carboxymuconolactone decarboxylase family protein, which produces MTLRMNHRSANPNAFKSLLALEQSAKNSGLDHKLYELIKLRASQVNGCSYCVDMHAKDLLSMGESTERLLLLPMWREVPIYSEAERAVLELTECVTKLHVAGVPDDVYARVREHFGEKEYVDLILAISTINAWNRFGVSTGMFPGCFD; this is translated from the coding sequence ATGACCCTTAGAATGAATCACAGATCCGCCAATCCAAATGCCTTTAAGTCGCTGCTCGCCTTAGAGCAGTCCGCCAAAAACAGCGGCCTTGACCACAAGCTGTACGAACTGATCAAGCTTCGGGCGTCCCAAGTCAACGGCTGCTCGTATTGCGTCGATATGCATGCCAAAGACTTGCTGTCCATGGGGGAAAGCACCGAGCGGCTGCTCCTCCTCCCGATGTGGCGGGAAGTACCGATCTATTCCGAGGCTGAGCGTGCCGTTCTGGAGCTGACCGAATGCGTGACGAAGCTCCATGTGGCCGGCGTTCCCGACGACGTCTATGCGCGCGTGCGGGAGCATTTCGGCGAGAAGGAATACGTTGATCTGATCCTGGCCATTAGCACAATCAACGCCTGGAACCGGTTCGGCGTGTCTACCGGCATGTTCCCGGGCTGCTTCGATTAA
- a CDS encoding FtsW/RodA/SpoVE family cell cycle protein produces MRYIEEYRTVQDFLDRVCKQVRAKPMHAEIREELLSHIEERAELLMLEGNAEEPAVLEAVRQMGEPEEIGRSLHMAHRPQLDWKLLMLIGMLSVIGLVGMLNVDYSDGPSKTGLFAQKATFLGLGAIFLVLLYFLDYRKLKKHSGALFFITLCLMAYTLFQGVTINGQALYLSIGSFAIPTLGNVSILLLLIALAGMKPASQWGLWKGMLITLYRGVLPVVLYALSDSMVHLVIYLLGFTGMTWATSRNFRQFFLLMIVPFTSLAIVLVTKQQYLMWRLERIMDREGDGGYVMRAASEAVSSAGWFGHGFGAPNPGIPYIYSESVFTYLIYCFGWLFGIALGIMVFLFLARIWTISSVLQDAYAKHIVMAVIIVFCMRMLIPLFMGLGIIPAFSLDPPFISYGGTNQLIDLAVVGLILSIYRRKNMIPSDLEGIEAVRVK; encoded by the coding sequence TTGCGGTACATTGAAGAGTACAGGACAGTACAGGATTTTCTGGACCGCGTGTGCAAGCAGGTTCGGGCTAAGCCCATGCATGCGGAGATCCGCGAAGAGCTGCTAAGCCATATCGAGGAGCGGGCAGAGCTGCTGATGCTGGAGGGGAATGCCGAGGAGCCGGCCGTGCTGGAGGCGGTTCGTCAGATGGGCGAGCCGGAGGAGATCGGGCGAAGTCTGCACATGGCCCACCGGCCGCAGCTGGATTGGAAGCTGCTTATGCTGATCGGTATGCTGTCCGTCATTGGTTTGGTCGGCATGCTAAATGTTGATTATTCGGATGGACCGTCAAAGACTGGTTTATTTGCCCAAAAGGCGACATTCCTTGGCCTTGGCGCCATTTTCCTCGTCCTGCTTTATTTCCTGGACTACCGAAAATTGAAGAAACACTCGGGCGCATTGTTCTTCATCACACTTTGTCTTATGGCGTACACGCTTTTTCAAGGGGTTACCATTAACGGACAGGCCTTATATTTGAGTATCGGTTCGTTCGCGATTCCGACTCTTGGCAATGTATCCATCTTGCTTCTCCTGATTGCCTTGGCGGGAATGAAGCCCGCAAGCCAGTGGGGACTATGGAAGGGTATGCTAATCACACTCTATCGTGGCGTATTGCCTGTTGTGCTGTATGCTTTGAGCGATTCGATGGTACATCTGGTCATCTATTTGCTAGGATTTACGGGGATGACCTGGGCAACAAGCCGTAATTTCCGGCAATTCTTCTTACTGATGATCGTGCCGTTCACGAGTTTGGCAATTGTGCTTGTAACGAAGCAGCAGTACCTCATGTGGAGGCTCGAAAGGATCATGGATCGTGAGGGAGACGGCGGGTACGTTATGCGCGCTGCATCGGAAGCTGTTTCCTCTGCAGGTTGGTTCGGCCATGGATTCGGTGCGCCCAACCCTGGAATTCCTTATATTTATAGCGAGTCGGTATTTACATATCTCATTTACTGCTTCGGCTGGCTGTTCGGAATTGCGCTGGGGATTATGGTATTTTTGTTTCTTGCTAGAATCTGGACGATCTCCTCGGTGCTGCAGGATGCCTATGCGAAACATATCGTGATGGCGGTTATCATCGTCTTCTGTATGCGCATGCTTATTCCGTTGTTTATGGGGTTAGGGATCATCCCGGCCTTTAGTCTGGACCCGCCCTTCATCTCCTACGGCGGAACGAACCAGCTCATAGATTTGGCTGTCGTTGGCCTGATCCTGTCGATTTACCGGCGGAAAAATATGATTCCAAGCGACCTCGAAGGAATCGAGGCGGTTAGAGTGAAATGA
- a CDS encoding DUF4179 domain-containing protein, producing the protein MERLENQMKNQMKHSNTVPYPDFDRMWSSIQQGELRTAAGGELAAPRSRSRKRTAIAISLSVALMATPVYAAVTYDWSNLLSFRAGIETALEQGLGQTIEQSVTRDGITLTLHTAFTDENRTFLLYSLDPGASGKGKNIGFENIGLQDADGKLIKGYYYHQWNEELQVFQGYFETDWVLNERQAEMEFVVENIRFIGDGSQTIAFRPDHPETQTFEIQKDGIDTVTLQSFDQPGDKVLLNSVITFTDPAVQSNSWVRIEATDKEGARIKETETPVFGTPGASDEYSSQQVFSAASLRAEGTTFQLKYERTLGTADGTWSLGTSLSKKQLEDSSFRERLNIPITEVPGGTKIDEMIVTPTQVRLVLTREEKFTGAHYMNYKLDVGGKLLHGSVWLVPNQSNKTELRFEMAGLTPESLAQQPLTLIANHRVDEYKGDGRPVVRLTGISTERQTITSSVGEYPVTWTYYMKDGNLYVESSSTDSAFGGVNQTYYLDGKDREYGRPAILGVFGDGNNQHMDVYENYNGTEQELYIYNYTTTQPDDELRVPIRHGK; encoded by the coding sequence TTGGAACGTCTTGAGAATCAAATGAAAAACCAAATGAAACACTCCAACACGGTGCCTTATCCGGATTTCGACCGGATGTGGAGCAGCATCCAGCAGGGCGAGCTGCGGACAGCCGCCGGAGGAGAATTAGCAGCCCCCCGTTCGCGCAGCCGAAAGCGGACCGCGATTGCGATCTCGTTATCTGTCGCCCTTATGGCAACGCCCGTATACGCAGCAGTGACCTATGATTGGTCAAATCTTCTGTCCTTCAGAGCCGGTATTGAGACTGCCCTGGAACAGGGGCTCGGCCAAACGATCGAGCAATCGGTCACCCGGGACGGCATCACGTTGACCCTGCATACCGCCTTTACGGATGAGAACCGCACCTTCCTCCTGTACAGCCTAGATCCCGGAGCGTCAGGGAAGGGGAAAAATATCGGGTTCGAGAACATAGGACTTCAGGATGCCGATGGCAAGTTAATTAAAGGCTACTACTATCACCAATGGAATGAGGAGCTTCAGGTCTTCCAGGGATACTTCGAAACCGATTGGGTACTGAATGAGCGCCAAGCCGAGATGGAGTTTGTCGTGGAAAACATCCGTTTTATCGGAGACGGCAGCCAAACGATCGCTTTCCGTCCCGACCATCCGGAGACGCAAACATTCGAGATCCAGAAGGACGGGATCGACACGGTTACGCTGCAATCCTTCGATCAGCCCGGAGACAAGGTTCTGCTGAATTCCGTCATTACCTTTACCGATCCGGCCGTTCAGTCTAACAGCTGGGTACGAATCGAAGCAACGGATAAGGAAGGGGCGCGCATAAAGGAAACGGAAACCCCGGTATTCGGGACACCGGGAGCGTCCGACGAATATTCGAGCCAACAGGTGTTTTCCGCAGCCTCCTTACGCGCCGAAGGAACGACGTTCCAGCTCAAATACGAGCGTACGCTCGGAACGGCCGATGGAACTTGGAGCCTGGGCACCTCTCTTTCGAAGAAGCAGCTGGAGGACAGCTCGTTTAGGGAACGGTTGAATATTCCAATCACCGAGGTGCCAGGCGGAACGAAAATCGACGAGATGATCGTCACGCCAACTCAGGTTCGGCTCGTCTTGACCCGCGAAGAGAAATTTACAGGAGCCCATTATATGAACTATAAGCTGGACGTGGGCGGCAAGCTTCTCCATGGCAGCGTGTGGCTCGTGCCGAATCAATCAAACAAAACGGAGCTTCGGTTCGAAATGGCCGGCCTTACGCCTGAAAGCTTGGCCCAACAACCATTAACGCTGATTGCCAACCACAGGGTCGATGAGTACAAGGGCGATGGCCGGCCGGTGGTCCGGTTAACCGGGATCTCGACAGAGCGGCAAACTATAACCTCCAGCGTTGGGGAGTATCCTGTTACATGGACCTATTACATGAAGGACGGCAATCTGTACGTAGAATCCAGCAGCACGGATTCCGCGTTCGGCGGAGTGAATCAAACCTATTATCTAGACGGCAAGGATCGGGAATACGGAAGACCCGCCATCCTCGGGGTGTTCGGAGACGGAAATAATCAGCATATGGACGTGTATGAAAACTATAACGGAACCGAGCAGGAGCTGTATATCTATAACTATACGACCACCCAGCCTGACGACGAGCTTCGCGTTCCAATTAGACATGGAAAATAA
- a CDS encoding RNA polymerase sigma factor → MTERELFDSYNKEVYRTCYYMLRNAQDAEDVCHDVFVTVFRQDWKRIENIRAWIMRITMNHCLNLLRKNQTKREKQPQVQWLHEHKAASIKSVDAVVLERETSAEWDKLLKQLPDKLLAVVTLRFIGELSMAEIADTLHIPQGTVKSRLHKALKLMRKKLEQNHSVWLKGEERLGTS, encoded by the coding sequence TTGACCGAACGTGAGCTGTTTGATTCGTACAACAAGGAAGTATACCGGACTTGTTATTACATGCTCCGAAACGCGCAGGATGCGGAGGATGTATGCCATGACGTATTCGTCACCGTATTTCGGCAGGACTGGAAGCGCATCGAGAATATCCGGGCATGGATTATGCGCATCACGATGAATCACTGCCTGAATCTGCTTAGGAAGAACCAGACGAAACGCGAGAAGCAGCCCCAGGTTCAGTGGCTCCATGAGCACAAGGCCGCATCGATCAAATCGGTCGACGCAGTCGTGCTCGAGAGAGAGACCTCAGCCGAATGGGATAAGCTGCTCAAACAGCTCCCCGATAAGCTGCTTGCGGTTGTAACCCTCCGGTTTATCGGCGAGCTGTCGATGGCGGAAATCGCCGATACCTTGCATATTCCGCAAGGAACCGTGAAGTCAAGGCTCCATAAAGCATTGAAGCTGATGCGCAAGAAGCTGGAACAAAATCATTCCGTATGGTTGAAGGGAGAGGAACGACTTGGAACGTCTTGA
- a CDS encoding glycoside hydrolase family 3 protein: MNYPFQNPDLPLEERVNDLVSRFTLEEKIELMCQYQVEIPRLGVQKYKHGTEGAHGVAWLGEATVFPQNTGLACTWNPELMRQIGSVIADEARVYYQRDKAVNGLTIWAPTVDMERDPRWGRTEEAYGEDPHLTGELSTGLVQGMQGDHPFYYKTVATLKHFYGNNNEVDRGSASVSIDPRNKREYYLKAFEPAFRKGGAKSMMTAYNGINGTPCNLNDEVNRIVKQEWGMDGFVVGDAGDVLGTVMDHHYVDSYAEAVARSVKAGIDSITDDQEISFRALRDALEQGLLTEQDLDHALRNTFRVRFRLGEFDPEDRNPYSYVPESKLCAPEHAELSLRAARESVVLLKNDGLLPLNNDMPSAAVIGPLADEAFTDWYSGTPPYRTTPLQGITEKMNGRKVNFHTGLDQVRLRSAASGQYVTLADDNGLLFGTSESSEAALFERNDWGWGSVTLRLVSSGKFVTETENGLQATADEARGWFVKEAFSLAALPDGTTVMTSWEGKPVILDQQGRLTVGADGAEAAPLVVETVQDGIEAAAAAAKTAETAIVFVGNSPFINGKETIDRPDIVLPPSQQQLIQAVHAANPNTVVVIVGSYPFAVNWEQEHVPSIVFTSHAGQELGRALADVLYGDYNPGGRLNMTWYKSVDQLPDLMDYDIIKGKRTYQYFDGDVLYPFGHGLSYTRFAYRGLSISEPVMKADGQVTVSVQVRNEGDRAGDEVVQLYVRANNSRVVRPLKTLKGFRRIHLEPDAVETVSFKLAAEELALWDVTRERYCIESGEYTVMVGPSSSQAAETAILQVEGEVIPPRSLSGRVRAVNYDDYSGVFIDECREGGESIRVAKESGWIAFHDVEFSGPATTFEARVSGHIRGGELVLATGSPDGPVIGTCKVIPTGGRQAWTTVKTSVEALFGRHDVFLILKGEVQVSWLRMV; the protein is encoded by the coding sequence ATGAATTATCCATTCCAGAATCCGGATCTTCCCTTAGAAGAACGGGTTAACGACCTGGTCTCAAGATTCACGCTGGAGGAGAAAATCGAGCTCATGTGCCAATACCAGGTGGAAATTCCCCGTCTTGGCGTGCAAAAATACAAACACGGCACCGAAGGTGCCCACGGCGTTGCATGGCTTGGCGAGGCGACGGTCTTTCCCCAAAATACCGGGCTTGCCTGCACCTGGAACCCCGAGCTGATGCGTCAGATCGGATCGGTCATCGCCGATGAGGCCCGCGTCTACTACCAGCGCGACAAGGCCGTCAACGGCCTGACCATCTGGGCGCCGACCGTCGATATGGAACGCGACCCCCGCTGGGGACGCACCGAGGAAGCCTACGGCGAGGACCCGCATCTGACCGGCGAGCTGTCCACCGGACTTGTTCAAGGCATGCAAGGCGACCATCCTTTCTACTACAAAACGGTCGCAACCCTTAAGCATTTCTACGGCAACAACAACGAGGTTGACCGCGGCAGCGCTTCGGTAAGCATCGACCCGCGCAACAAGCGGGAGTACTATTTGAAGGCCTTCGAGCCGGCTTTCCGTAAAGGCGGCGCCAAATCAATGATGACCGCTTATAACGGCATTAATGGGACGCCGTGCAATCTGAACGATGAGGTAAACCGGATCGTCAAACAGGAATGGGGCATGGACGGATTTGTCGTCGGCGATGCCGGGGACGTGCTCGGCACCGTCATGGATCATCACTACGTCGATTCCTACGCCGAGGCTGTAGCCCGTTCCGTAAAGGCCGGAATCGACAGCATTACCGATGACCAGGAGATCTCCTTCCGCGCCCTCCGCGATGCGCTGGAGCAGGGACTGCTTACAGAGCAGGATCTCGATCACGCCCTCCGCAACACGTTTCGCGTCCGCTTCCGCCTCGGCGAATTCGATCCGGAGGACCGCAATCCATACAGCTACGTCCCGGAATCCAAGCTGTGCGCGCCCGAGCATGCTGAGCTGTCCTTGCGGGCTGCTCGTGAATCCGTAGTCCTGTTGAAGAACGACGGCCTGCTGCCGCTGAACAACGATATGCCGTCGGCAGCGGTGATCGGCCCGCTTGCGGATGAAGCCTTTACCGACTGGTACAGCGGCACGCCGCCATACCGGACCACGCCGCTCCAAGGCATTACGGAGAAAATGAACGGCCGCAAGGTAAACTTCCATACCGGGCTGGATCAAGTGCGTCTGCGCAGCGCGGCTAGCGGTCAGTACGTTACGTTGGCGGACGATAACGGGCTTCTCTTCGGAACGTCCGAGTCTTCGGAGGCTGCCCTCTTCGAACGCAACGATTGGGGCTGGGGATCCGTTACGCTCCGCCTTGTGAGCAGCGGCAAATTCGTGACGGAGACCGAGAACGGTCTTCAGGCAACCGCTGACGAAGCCCGCGGCTGGTTCGTGAAGGAAGCCTTTAGTCTTGCGGCGCTTCCGGACGGTACAACGGTCATGACTTCATGGGAAGGCAAGCCGGTCATTCTGGATCAACAAGGCCGGTTAACCGTCGGTGCTGACGGTGCTGAGGCCGCGCCGCTTGTGGTGGAGACCGTTCAGGATGGCATCGAAGCAGCGGCAGCTGCGGCGAAAACGGCCGAAACGGCTATCGTATTCGTCGGCAACAGCCCGTTCATTAACGGCAAGGAAACCATCGACCGTCCTGATATCGTGCTCCCGCCATCCCAGCAGCAGCTGATCCAAGCGGTGCATGCGGCGAATCCGAATACGGTTGTCGTCATTGTGGGCAGCTATCCGTTCGCCGTGAACTGGGAGCAGGAGCACGTACCTTCCATCGTCTTCACGTCGCATGCCGGCCAGGAGCTCGGCCGTGCCTTAGCGGATGTCCTATACGGAGACTACAATCCGGGCGGCCGATTGAACATGACCTGGTATAAATCCGTTGATCAGCTTCCGGACCTGATGGACTACGATATTATTAAAGGGAAACGTACGTATCAGTATTTTGACGGGGACGTGCTCTATCCGTTCGGACACGGGCTTAGCTATACCCGCTTCGCGTACCGCGGGCTGTCCATCAGCGAGCCCGTCATGAAAGCGGACGGTCAGGTTACGGTCTCCGTTCAGGTGCGCAATGAAGGCGATCGTGCCGGCGACGAGGTCGTCCAGTTGTACGTCAGAGCGAACAACTCCCGCGTCGTGCGTCCGCTCAAAACGTTAAAGGGCTTCCGCCGGATTCACCTGGAACCGGACGCCGTTGAAACGGTAAGCTTCAAGCTCGCCGCCGAGGAGCTGGCACTCTGGGACGTTACGCGCGAGCGTTACTGCATCGAAAGCGGCGAATACACCGTTATGGTCGGTCCTTCCTCTTCACAGGCTGCCGAAACGGCTATCCTGCAAGTGGAAGGAGAAGTCATTCCGCCGCGTTCCTTATCCGGGCGTGTCCGTGCCGTCAATTACGACGATTACAGCGGGGTGTTCATCGACGAATGCCGCGAAGGCGGCGAAAGCATCCGTGTCGCCAAGGAAAGCGGATGGATCGCCTTCCATGACGTTGAGTTCAGCGGGCCTGCCACTACGTTCGAGGCCAGAGTGTCCGGCCATATTCGGGGCGGGGAGCTGGTTCTTGCAACGGGCAGCCCAGACGGCCCTGTCATCGGAACCTGCAAAGTGATCCCGACCGGAGGACGCCAGGCTTGGACGACCGTCAAGACGTCCGTGGAGGCCTTATTCGGCCGACACGATGTGTTCCTTATCTTGAAAGGCGAAGTTCAAGTCAGCTGGCTGCGGATGGTTTAA
- a CDS encoding sigma-70 family RNA polymerase sigma factor: MLLEQIYTDFRPLLFSLAYRMLGSAADAEDIVQDVFSQFVAMDQGEVSNVKAYLAKMTTNRCINLLRSSRRQRETYTGPWLPEPLPIDRPVMPADPAERRENIGYAYLVLLQQLTPLERAVYVCKETLGLEYKDLTEMLGKTEPGCRKIFSRAKQKIGRISWNTDTRQHRIEAQERFVEAFLKASDEGNFKPLLAFLTDEVTLISDGGGKARAALKPILGVDRVRAFFEGLSAKGRFREGFEPVAVNGEPGLQLKQNGRVAMVLSVEWEPDVSRIRRIFLMVNPDKLLRFNRSSPGTCR, translated from the coding sequence ATGCTGCTGGAACAAATTTATACCGACTTTCGACCGCTCCTGTTCAGCCTCGCATACCGAATGCTGGGAAGTGCCGCCGATGCGGAGGATATTGTACAGGACGTCTTTTCCCAATTTGTTGCAATGGACCAAGGGGAGGTATCGAATGTAAAGGCGTACTTGGCAAAAATGACCACGAACCGCTGCATCAATCTCCTGCGCTCCTCCCGCCGTCAGCGCGAGACTTATACAGGACCTTGGCTGCCGGAGCCGCTGCCGATTGACAGGCCGGTGATGCCGGCCGATCCCGCCGAGCGCCGTGAAAATATAGGGTATGCTTACCTGGTGCTCCTTCAGCAGCTGACGCCGCTGGAACGTGCAGTGTACGTATGCAAGGAAACGCTAGGGCTGGAATACAAGGATCTGACGGAGATGCTCGGCAAGACGGAGCCCGGCTGCCGGAAAATCTTCAGCAGGGCCAAGCAGAAGATTGGCCGAATCTCATGGAATACGGACACGCGGCAGCACCGGATAGAAGCGCAGGAGCGTTTTGTCGAGGCATTCTTGAAAGCTTCCGATGAGGGCAATTTTAAACCTCTGCTGGCATTTTTGACGGATGAGGTGACGCTCATCTCGGATGGAGGGGGCAAGGCAAGAGCTGCGCTTAAGCCCATTCTGGGGGTCGATCGGGTACGCGCCTTTTTCGAGGGCCTTTCGGCAAAGGGGAGATTCCGTGAAGGCTTTGAGCCGGTTGCGGTGAATGGGGAGCCCGGGCTTCAGCTGAAACAGAACGGCCGGGTTGCGATGGTGCTGTCCGTAGAGTGGGAGCCTGACGTCTCCCGCATCAGACGGATCTTTCTTATGGTAAATCCCGATAAACTGCTCCGATTTAATCGAAGCAGCCCGGGAACATGCCGGTAG
- a CDS encoding PadR family transcriptional regulator codes for MGINKELLKGSTVILLLTVLNKREMYGYELIKEIEQSSDGVFVMKEGTLYPILHTLEAEGWLESYWSQVDGRKRKYYRITERGKDQLHEKTREWITFRTAVDTVIGEGS; via the coding sequence ATGGGCATCAACAAAGAGCTGCTGAAGGGCAGCACCGTCATTTTACTGCTGACCGTCTTGAACAAGCGGGAGATGTACGGGTATGAGCTGATCAAGGAGATCGAGCAAAGCTCGGACGGTGTATTCGTTATGAAGGAAGGCACGCTGTATCCGATCCTGCATACGCTTGAGGCGGAAGGGTGGCTTGAATCCTATTGGAGTCAGGTTGATGGACGCAAACGGAAGTATTATCGGATCACGGAGCGGGGGAAGGATCAGCTTCATGAGAAGACCAGAGAATGGATTACGTTCCGCACCGCGGTAGATACCGTCATTGGGGAGGGAAGCTAA
- a CDS encoding sodium-dependent transporter: MKKQLNDPAAPGKQDRFSSAGFILAAIGSSVGLGNMWKFPYITGEHGGAAFFLLFIICLILIGLPVLLAELAIGRAGRGSAATSFVKAGGAKIFGRLGLLQVIAPFLILTFYVIVAGWTLHYAVMSFSGALYESTDFTGQFGSFTAGYMPIVWQVVAIALTGWVVARGVSGGIEKFNKILIPGLVILLIVLMVRAVTLPGAGEGVSFFLNPDFSKLSAEAALVALGHAFFSLSLGMGILLTYGAYVDKRQSLGQATLAIGAGDLIYAFIAGLIIFPTTASFGIAPDAGPKLVFIALPAAFSAMPLGAFFGGLFFILLAIAALTSAVSLLEVPVSYVMDRWHWGRTKAVTAVSLLVLLLGLPSALSFGIVPGLEDIGGKSFFDWLDFITSNILLPVGGLITILFAGYFWKTAADAAGLKAGWFRVWLFMLRYIAPILVVLVLLHTTGVIKVE; this comes from the coding sequence ATGAAAAAACAGCTAAACGACCCAGCTGCACCTGGAAAACAAGATCGTTTTTCTTCAGCGGGTTTCATTCTGGCAGCCATCGGAAGCTCCGTCGGACTCGGCAACATGTGGAAGTTTCCGTATATTACGGGTGAGCATGGCGGCGCCGCCTTCTTCTTGCTCTTTATCATCTGTCTCATCCTAATCGGACTGCCGGTCCTGCTGGCTGAACTCGCGATTGGACGAGCCGGCCGCGGCAGTGCGGCCACTTCCTTCGTGAAAGCAGGCGGAGCCAAAATCTTCGGCCGTCTCGGATTGCTGCAGGTCATCGCTCCGTTCCTGATTCTGACCTTCTATGTCATTGTGGCGGGCTGGACGCTCCATTATGCGGTCATGTCCTTTAGCGGAGCACTGTATGAGAGTACCGATTTTACCGGACAGTTCGGCTCCTTTACGGCAGGCTATATGCCGATTGTATGGCAGGTCGTTGCGATTGCGCTCACCGGGTGGGTTGTGGCCAGAGGCGTCTCCGGCGGAATTGAGAAATTCAATAAAATTCTCATTCCGGGTCTCGTCATCCTGCTGATCGTGCTGATGGTTCGGGCGGTCACGCTTCCGGGCGCCGGCGAGGGCGTATCCTTCTTCCTCAATCCGGACTTCTCGAAGCTGAGTGCAGAGGCTGCACTGGTCGCTCTCGGCCACGCCTTCTTCTCCTTGTCGCTTGGAATGGGAATATTGCTGACTTATGGGGCCTATGTCGATAAGCGGCAGTCGCTTGGACAAGCTACCCTTGCCATTGGCGCCGGGGACTTGATCTATGCGTTTATTGCCGGCCTGATTATTTTTCCAACGACCGCGTCCTTCGGAATCGCACCGGATGCCGGTCCGAAGCTCGTATTTATTGCACTGCCGGCCGCCTTCTCGGCCATGCCGCTTGGCGCATTCTTCGGCGGATTGTTCTTCATTCTTCTTGCCATCGCCGCATTGACCTCGGCCGTCTCCTTGCTGGAGGTGCCGGTATCATATGTCATGGACCGCTGGCATTGGGGTCGGACGAAGGCCGTGACTGCCGTGAGCTTGCTGGTGCTGCTGCTGGGACTTCCATCCGCGCTGTCGTTCGGAATTGTTCCCGGCCTTGAAGACATTGGCGGCAAGAGCTTCTTTGACTGGCTTGATTTCATTACGTCCAACATCCTGCTTCCGGTTGGCGGCTTGATTACAATATTGTTTGCAGGCTACTTCTGGAAAACGGCAGCCGATGCCGCCGGCCTCAAAGCCGGATGGTTCCGCGTGTGGCTGTTCATGCTCAGATACATTGCACCGATTCTGGTTGTCCTCGTCCTGCTGCATACAACAGGCGTCATTAAAGTCGAATAA
- a CDS encoding MSCRAMM family protein, producing MPISDLYKLQPSAPVTIDGHEEESVNLSLQASPNTSVGIVQGTVLLPNGNPVPFATVQLYTSQGVPFEHVNSNPQGQYIIPNVPVGSYLITAAEPGYLTPVRIPLTVTQGRPTQVSITLQSNPAATRGALFGIVRNVTNNEPVNNALVSLFQINGSTVTPIGTVTSNASGQYLFAELPDGTFFVQATLAGFLSNQSAPVTIQGPEYAPLDINLAVDPNANTGTVSGIVTDQATEAAIPNALVALYALNAGVEQIVQITRTNQGGLYLFGDLPPGTYRVKATVQVNTG from the coding sequence TTGCCGATTTCGGACTTGTATAAACTTCAACCCAGTGCTCCAGTTACCATAGACGGTCATGAAGAAGAGAGTGTCAATTTATCACTTCAAGCCTCGCCCAACACATCCGTTGGTATCGTGCAGGGTACAGTGCTGCTGCCGAATGGAAATCCGGTCCCCTTTGCTACAGTACAATTATATACTTCTCAAGGGGTGCCATTTGAGCATGTTAACAGCAACCCTCAGGGGCAATATATCATACCCAATGTTCCAGTAGGTTCTTATTTAATCACTGCAGCTGAACCTGGCTACCTGACACCTGTCCGTATTCCGCTAACAGTTACCCAAGGTCGCCCGACACAAGTTTCGATTACTTTACAGTCAAACCCTGCAGCAACGAGAGGAGCATTGTTTGGCATAGTAAGGAACGTTACGAATAATGAACCTGTGAATAACGCATTGGTTAGTCTTTTTCAAATTAATGGGAGTACGGTTACTCCGATCGGAACCGTGACATCCAACGCATCCGGGCAGTATTTGTTTGCTGAACTTCCGGATGGGACCTTTTTCGTTCAGGCTACCCTAGCCGGGTTTTTGTCCAATCAGAGTGCCCCTGTTACGATTCAAGGCCCGGAATATGCCCCCCTTGACATCAACCTGGCAGTCGATCCGAATGCAAATACAGGGACCGTAAGCGGTATCGTGACGGACCAGGCAACTGAAGCAGCGATACCCAATGCCCTGGTGGCGCTCTATGCGTTAAATGCAGGAGTGGAACAGATCGTCCAGATTACGCGTACGAATCAGGGAGGGCTCTACCTATTTGGCGATTTGCCCCCGGGAACCTATCGTGTGAAAGCGACCGTTCAGGTGAATACGGGATGA